Proteins encoded by one window of Polyodon spathula isolate WHYD16114869_AA chromosome 16, ASM1765450v1, whole genome shotgun sequence:
- the LOC121328463 gene encoding filamin-binding LIM protein 1-like isoform X1, which yields MMSTEQPQKRMVSSVFITLASPHRPPSRAAPLSANPTETQITPNQIQSKPSSSSSSAEPKTSWTEAPLSPTRTGNQPASSRTQPLSASLLNQAKPSNQITPATNGITQAVPPSTSREAPPTSANRLPQPKSPQGATTKLLPGSDSLSSADFFPPPPPVEELSPSARLEAVSPSFSKQGLQTLPGRPATSSGQRSVPMTGALRQDRAPPAGMRQAAQDELWESLAMQQPSKQEEPQKSTDICGFCHKAISPTEQAIQAMKEMYHASCFTCRKCCHPLAGELYYNKEGVPICDPCYKATLERCGRCDQVIVDRMTRAMETVFHPECFTCAVCRRPIGDERFVVDDNNEVYCIPDYYRKYASTCSICKELIVPGKDGKDMFTVECLGRTFHEGCYRCENCRVLLSPEPNDQGCHPLNDCILCKSCNLSKQRAS from the exons ATGATGTCAACCGAACAACCCCAGAAGAGAATGGTCTCCTCTGTCTTCATCACCCTGGCCTCTCCACACCGGCCTCCGTCGAGGGCAGCGCCGCTTAGCGCCAACCCGACCGAAACGCAGATCACACCCAATCAAATCCAGTCAAagcccagctccagctccagctccgctGAGCCAAAAACCAGTTGGACTGAAGCACCGCTCAGCCCCACCAGGACTGGAAACCAGCCTGCCTCCAGCCGGACACAGCCTCTTAGTGCCAGCCTGCTCAACCAGGCCAAGCCATCCAATCAGATAACTCCAGCCACCAACGGGATCACCCAGGCAGTGCCTCCTAGTACCAGCAGGGAGGCGCCACCTACCAGTGCAAACAGGCTCCCTCAACCCAAATCCCCACAGGGGGCAACCACCAAGCTGCTACCAGGGTCTGACAGCCTTTCCAGCGCAG ATTTCTTCCCACCTCCCCCTCCCGTGGAGGAGCTGTCTCCCTCTGCCCGGCTCGAGGCTGTGTCCCCCTCCTTCAGTAAGCAGGGACTCCAGACACTGCCGGGACGTCCTGCCACCTCCTCCGGG CAGCGGTCTGTCCCCATGACTGGGGCTCTGAGACAGGATAGGGCTCCCCCTGCTGGAATGAGACAGGCAGCGCAGGATGAGCTCTGGGAGTCTCTGGCAATGCAACAACCCAGCAAACAAGAGGAGCCTCAGAAATCAACAG ATATATGTGGATTTTGCCACAAGGCTATTTCCCCGACTGAACAAGCCATACAGGCAATGAAAGAGATGTATCACGCATCCTGCTTCACCTGCAGGAAGTGCTGTCACCCGCTGGCAGGAGAGCTTTACTACAACAAGGAGGGCGTACCAATATGTGATCCATGCTACAAG GCCACTCTGGAGCGATGCGGGCGATGCGATCAGGTGATCGTGGATCGTATGACTCGTGCCATGGAGACTGTCTTCCACCCTGAATGCTTCACCTGTGCTGTGTGCCGGCGACCAATAGGAGATGAGAGATTCGTTGTGGACGACAACAACGAAGTGTACTGCATTCCGGACTATTACAG GAAGTACGCATCGACGTGCAGCATCTGCAAGGAGCTCATCGTCCCCGGGAAGGACGGCAAGGACATGTTTACCGTGGAGTGTCTCGGGCGCACGTTTCACGAGGGCTGCTATCGCTGCGAG AACTGTAGAGTCCTGCTGTCCCCCGAGCCCAATGACCAAGGCTGCCACCCGCTGAATGATTGTATTCTCTGCAAGTCCTGTAACCTGAGCAAACAGAGAGCCAGCTAA
- the LOC121328463 gene encoding filamin-binding LIM protein 1-like isoform X2, producing MMSTEQPQKRMVSSVFITLASPHRPPSRAAPLSANPTETQITPNQIQSKPSSSSSSAEPKTSWTEAPLSPTRTGNQPASSRTQPLSASLLNQAKPSNQITPATNGITQAVPPSTSREAPPTSANRLPQPKSPQGATTKLLPGSDSLSSADFFPPPPPVEELSPSARLEAVSPSFSKQGLQTLPGRPATSSGRSVPMTGALRQDRAPPAGMRQAAQDELWESLAMQQPSKQEEPQKSTDICGFCHKAISPTEQAIQAMKEMYHASCFTCRKCCHPLAGELYYNKEGVPICDPCYKATLERCGRCDQVIVDRMTRAMETVFHPECFTCAVCRRPIGDERFVVDDNNEVYCIPDYYRKYASTCSICKELIVPGKDGKDMFTVECLGRTFHEGCYRCENCRVLLSPEPNDQGCHPLNDCILCKSCNLSKQRAS from the exons ATGATGTCAACCGAACAACCCCAGAAGAGAATGGTCTCCTCTGTCTTCATCACCCTGGCCTCTCCACACCGGCCTCCGTCGAGGGCAGCGCCGCTTAGCGCCAACCCGACCGAAACGCAGATCACACCCAATCAAATCCAGTCAAagcccagctccagctccagctccgctGAGCCAAAAACCAGTTGGACTGAAGCACCGCTCAGCCCCACCAGGACTGGAAACCAGCCTGCCTCCAGCCGGACACAGCCTCTTAGTGCCAGCCTGCTCAACCAGGCCAAGCCATCCAATCAGATAACTCCAGCCACCAACGGGATCACCCAGGCAGTGCCTCCTAGTACCAGCAGGGAGGCGCCACCTACCAGTGCAAACAGGCTCCCTCAACCCAAATCCCCACAGGGGGCAACCACCAAGCTGCTACCAGGGTCTGACAGCCTTTCCAGCGCAG ATTTCTTCCCACCTCCCCCTCCCGTGGAGGAGCTGTCTCCCTCTGCCCGGCTCGAGGCTGTGTCCCCCTCCTTCAGTAAGCAGGGACTCCAGACACTGCCGGGACGTCCTGCCACCTCCTCCGGG CGGTCTGTCCCCATGACTGGGGCTCTGAGACAGGATAGGGCTCCCCCTGCTGGAATGAGACAGGCAGCGCAGGATGAGCTCTGGGAGTCTCTGGCAATGCAACAACCCAGCAAACAAGAGGAGCCTCAGAAATCAACAG ATATATGTGGATTTTGCCACAAGGCTATTTCCCCGACTGAACAAGCCATACAGGCAATGAAAGAGATGTATCACGCATCCTGCTTCACCTGCAGGAAGTGCTGTCACCCGCTGGCAGGAGAGCTTTACTACAACAAGGAGGGCGTACCAATATGTGATCCATGCTACAAG GCCACTCTGGAGCGATGCGGGCGATGCGATCAGGTGATCGTGGATCGTATGACTCGTGCCATGGAGACTGTCTTCCACCCTGAATGCTTCACCTGTGCTGTGTGCCGGCGACCAATAGGAGATGAGAGATTCGTTGTGGACGACAACAACGAAGTGTACTGCATTCCGGACTATTACAG GAAGTACGCATCGACGTGCAGCATCTGCAAGGAGCTCATCGTCCCCGGGAAGGACGGCAAGGACATGTTTACCGTGGAGTGTCTCGGGCGCACGTTTCACGAGGGCTGCTATCGCTGCGAG AACTGTAGAGTCCTGCTGTCCCCCGAGCCCAATGACCAAGGCTGCCACCCGCTGAATGATTGTATTCTCTGCAAGTCCTGTAACCTGAGCAAACAGAGAGCCAGCTAA